One region of Oncorhynchus keta strain PuntledgeMale-10-30-2019 chromosome 24, Oket_V2, whole genome shotgun sequence genomic DNA includes:
- the LOC127911354 gene encoding eukaryotic translation initiation factor 4 gamma-like: MHSVSKPPEKPILLSQQTSRETYPPQPANRQRNLSSSASKPPEKPILLSQQTSRETYPPQPANLQRNLPSSASKPPEKPILLSQQTSRETYPPQPANRQRNLSSSVSKPPEKPTLLSQQTSRETYPPQPANLQRNLPSSASKPPEKPTLLSQQTSRETYPPQSANLQRNLPSSASKPPEKPTLLSQQTSRETYPPQPANLQRNLPSSASKPSEKPTLLSQQTSRETYPPQPANLQRNQSSSVSKPPEKPILLSQQTSRETNPPQSANLQSNLATASKPSLPASLHSQQAFTASKPPQSASLHSQQASTVSKPPQSASLHTP, encoded by the coding sequence ATGCATTCAGTCAGCAAACCTCCAGAGAAACCTATCCTCCTCAGCCAGCAAACCTCCAGAGAAACCTATCCTCCTCAGCCAGCAAACCGCCAGAGAAACCTATCCTCCTCAGCCAGCAAACCGCCAGAGAAACCTATCCTCCTCAGTCAGCAAACCTCCAGAGAAACCTACCCTCCTCAGCCAGCAAACCTCCAGAGAAACCTACCCTCCTCAGCCAGCAAACCTCCAGAGAAACCTATCCTCCTCAGCCAGCAAACCTCCAGAGAAACCTATCCTCCTCAGCCAGCAAACCGCCAGAGAAACCTATCCTCCTCAGTCAGCAAACCTCCAGAGAAACCTACCCTCCTCAGCCAGCAAACCTCCAGAGAAACCTATCCTCCTCAGCCAGCAAACCTCCAGAGAAACCTACCCTCCTCAGCCAGCAAACCTCCAGAGAAACCTACCCTCCTCAGCCAGCAAACCTCCAGAGAAACCTACCCTCCTCAGTCAGCAAACCTCCAGAGAAACCTACCCTCCTCAGCCAGCAAACCTCCAGAGAAACCTACCCTCCTCAGTCAGCAAACCTCCAGAGAAACCTACCCTCCTCAGCCAGCAAACCTCCAGAGAAACCTACCCTCCTCAGCCAGCAAACCTTCAGAGAAACCAACCCTCCTCAGTCAGCAAACCTCCAGAGAAACCTACCCTCCTCAGCCAGCAAACCTCCAGAGAAACCAATCCTCCTCAGTCAGCAAACCTCCAGAGAAACCAATCCTCCTCAGTCAGCAAACCTCCAGAGAAACCAATCCTCCTCAGTCAGCAAACCTCCAGAGCAACCTAGCCACAGCCAGCAAACCTTCACTGCCAGCAAGCCTTCACAGCCAGCAAGCCTTCACAGCCAGCAAGCCTCCACAGTCAGCAAGCCTCCACAGTCAGCAAGCCTCCACAGTCAGCAAGCCTCCACAGTCAGCAAGCCTTCACACCCCTTAA